One window from the genome of Polynucleobacter sp. MWH-Svant-W18 encodes:
- a CDS encoding carbon-nitrogen hydrolase family protein, with translation MITSTNPLELQVASIQMVSTPSVDENMEAANNFIHAAASQGAQLVVLPEYFCLMGLKDTDKIRAREAIGQGPIQDRLSAIAKEHQVYLVAGTIPLVAKDPNKVLNTTLVFDPAGQQISRYDKIHLFGFQTNTERYQESETIEAGEHPGILKISVDGQDWAFGLSICYDLRFPELYRALGQVDCHIIPAAFTYTTGKDHWEILLRARAIENQCYVLASAQGGTHPNRRRTWGNTMLIDPWGEVLSNLPEGQGFISGVLSKDRLNEVRSKLPALAHRKL, from the coding sequence ATGATTACATCCACCAATCCCCTTGAGCTACAGGTTGCCTCTATTCAGATGGTCTCCACTCCCAGTGTGGATGAAAACATGGAGGCTGCTAACAACTTCATTCACGCTGCAGCTTCACAAGGCGCTCAATTAGTCGTGCTACCAGAATACTTTTGCTTAATGGGCCTTAAAGATACAGATAAGATCCGAGCAAGAGAAGCGATTGGTCAAGGCCCTATTCAAGATCGACTATCAGCTATTGCAAAAGAACATCAGGTGTACTTGGTTGCAGGAACCATTCCCCTTGTAGCTAAAGATCCGAATAAGGTTCTCAATACGACACTGGTGTTTGACCCAGCAGGCCAGCAAATCTCTCGCTACGACAAGATTCACCTATTTGGATTTCAAACAAATACAGAACGCTATCAGGAATCCGAAACGATTGAAGCTGGTGAACATCCCGGCATTCTGAAAATCTCTGTGGATGGTCAAGATTGGGCTTTTGGTCTTAGCATTTGCTACGACTTAAGATTCCCTGAGCTTTATCGCGCCCTAGGTCAGGTCGATTGCCACATTATTCCTGCTGCATTTACCTACACCACCGGCAAAGATCACTGGGAGATTCTTCTGCGAGCACGCGCAATTGAAAATCAATGTTACGTCTTAGCTTCAGCGCAAGGTGGCACCCACCCAAATCGTCGTAGAACCTGGGGCAATACTATGTTGATTGACCCTTGGGGCGAGGTATTAAGCAATCTCCCTGAAGGGCAGGGATTCATTTCAGGGGTATTGAGCAAAGATCGCTTAAACGAGGTACGCTCTAAGCTACCCGCA